In one window of Microbacterium dextranolyticum DNA:
- a CDS encoding ComF family protein encodes MPRALASGPRPASGSAAPRSRRDVRPLIGAAVAGALSLVFPTWCAGCDAPDVVVCSSCREALAPRVVRREVAGLPVYAGVVFDGAPARIVRACKEEGRTGLARALGPALAAAAEAALAHVPGASGASGASGGPVLVVAVPTTAAAMRRRGYRVVELLASRADLHPQRLLRATGRTADQRALGVADRARNMVGAFHVSARLRSRLEGRTVLLVDDVVTTGATLAEAARTLREAGAEVIAAATVASTPRIWTHSRRTTDAPAIPT; translated from the coding sequence ATGCCTCGCGCTCTCGCATCCGGCCCCCGACCCGCCTCCGGGTCGGCCGCTCCACGATCCCGCCGCGACGTCCGCCCTCTGATCGGCGCCGCCGTCGCCGGAGCGCTCTCGCTCGTGTTCCCGACGTGGTGCGCGGGCTGCGACGCCCCCGATGTGGTCGTCTGCTCGTCGTGTCGCGAGGCGCTCGCGCCCCGTGTCGTGCGGCGTGAGGTCGCGGGGCTCCCCGTCTATGCCGGCGTCGTGTTCGACGGGGCGCCGGCGCGCATCGTCCGTGCCTGCAAGGAAGAGGGGCGTACCGGGCTCGCGCGCGCCCTCGGCCCGGCTCTCGCGGCGGCGGCCGAGGCGGCCCTCGCCCATGTGCCCGGTGCATCCGGCGCGTCGGGTGCGTCCGGTGGCCCGGTACTGGTCGTCGCCGTCCCGACCACGGCTGCGGCGATGCGCCGACGCGGCTACCGGGTGGTCGAGCTGTTGGCTTCGCGTGCCGATCTGCATCCGCAGCGGCTGCTGAGAGCCACCGGGCGCACGGCCGATCAGCGCGCGCTGGGTGTCGCCGATCGCGCGCGCAACATGGTCGGTGCCTTCCACGTGTCGGCGCGCCTGCGGTCGCGGCTGGAGGGGCGCACTGTGCTCCTCGTCGACGACGTGGTCACGACCGGAGCCACTCTGGCGGAGGCCGCGCGCACGCTGCGCGAGGCCGGCGCCGAGGTCATCGCCGCCGCCACGGTCGCCTCGACGCCGCGGATATGGACACACAGCAGACGCACAACGGATGCGCCCGCGATTCCTACGTGA